The region TGAGCCGTATTCGCCCCGGTGAACCAGGAAGACTCGCTGAAGCTATAAATGACGAGGCACCAGAGAATGACGGGGAGCCAGCGGGAGAGAAAATCTCTCATTGTTTTCACCTGCCAACAACCTTTTTGCCAACAAAACAAGGCACCTAAACAACAAACGAAAGCGGGCGCCTTGTTCGTTCAACCCTTTACCATCATAACAGGGAGGGTGATACTTTTCCATTTTCTTTTTTGAAAGTTGCTTATCCAGAATGTTTGAACATCGTTCGCTCAAACGCTGAAATTTTCCGTCCCCCCCTTTTTTCTTTCCCCATTTCCCTTTTAAGAGAGATTCTCTCCCTGTTTATGCTTTCATGAACAAGGGTATAGTAATAAAGAGCTATTTTCGATGACGTGAAATCGTTGGTACACAAGGGATGGGAGAGAAGGAAAAAACTTTTTACCCCAGTAAAACCTGATAAAATCAAGGGGGAGTCGGCGAATGTTTGTGTCGACACAAACATTCACCCCAAACCTTCAATCCCTTGTCACACTAAGGATTATACGGATTAACATGCTTTTTTAGTGGGAGAAAAAGCCGCATAAAATCAACATCGCAAAAAGCTCAATAAAAGAAAAATCTGTACATTTTTTCTGACCAGCATTATAATTTTGGGTCTTCACCATTTTCTGTGATTTCTACTCAATCCTAGAGACATGTTAGCTGGATGAAATAGGTTCATCAGTCAGGATCCTTCTTCCGCATACAGACCACGAAGTTGGTAGAATGGAAACAGTCAAGTGCTTTCCTTGACGGGTTCCATTCTACCAACTATCATACCGATAGCGGAAGAAGGGAGCGCTTAAGCAGCCTGACTGCCTGTAGTGTTCCCTGTACACTCCAGAAATACACGCAAACGAAACCGTTCTAGATTTCGATAGCCATATGCCCGGCGTTTGATGTTTTTGATCTTGTGATTCGTCCCCTCAATTCGGGCATTCGTATATGGGCACAAAAAGTAGGAAAGAATAGGCTCCTTCCACCTTTCAAGCGTGTTGGCTGCTTTCTGAAAAGAAGCAAAAGGGCTCTGTTTGGCTAACTGAATCCATTCTTCCAAGCGTTCCTTTGCTTCATGATATCCATCGGTTCGGTAAAAATCCCGAAACAACTCTTTCAGATAATAAGCAATGGAAAGTGCCGGATACTCCTCCAAGATATCGTCTAATCGAAGCCGTTGGTCCTTACGAAGCTTTTCACAGCCTTTCAAGAGAAGATATCGAGCCTTTTTCAATGGAGAAAATTCCTTTCTTGCTTGATCCAAGGCTTGTGTCACTTTTTGAACCACATGGTACTTATCGATGACAATCGAAGCAGATGGAAACAGGGCGCGAACCGCCTTATGATAAGATTCCCACATGTCAAGAATCACCGTTTGGACCATTTCTTTCGACAGGATATTTTGGCTCAACAAGTTGATGGCGGAGTCACATTGGCGATCGGCATGCATTCCCATGACCGATCCGGCTCTGGCATCCATCAATACAGTTTCATACTGATGTCCCTTTTTTACAGCGATTTC is a window of Geobacillus kaustophilus DNA encoding:
- a CDS encoding ISL3 family transposase, which translates into the protein MLSIPLGLPEFKVIKQELLSYGYAIHVEKTETQERCPHCGFATSSVHDRRTRKVRDLAIFHQPVYLFIKVKRYRCWNCSQVFSASLESIPPNQHYTNRFCEYLYELCEGSTIQEVSRKHRIPYTTLERIYYSIASKKAKERQTAIEASSQEGMVLSLDEIAVKKGHQYETVLMDARAGSVMGMHADRQCDSAINLLSQNILSKEMVQTVILDMWESYHKAVRALFPSASIVIDKYHVVQKVTQALDQARKEFSPLKKARYLLLKGCEKLRKDQRLRLDDILEEYPALSIAYYLKELFRDFYRTDGYHEAKERLEEWIQLAKQSPFASFQKAANTLERWKEPILSYFLCPYTNARIEGTNHKIKNIKRRAYGYRNLERFRLRVFLECTGNTTGSQAA